From the genome of Rana temporaria chromosome 8, aRanTem1.1, whole genome shotgun sequence:
cattcttatctctattaataatacagacctgaccggagaggtgaggaggattctgggaggtcacatgacatcactcttatctctattaataatacacagacctgaccggagaggtgaggaggattctgggaggtcacatgacatcactcttatctctattaataatacagacctgaccggagaggtgaggaggattctgggaggtcacatgacatcactcttatctctattaataatacacagacctgaccggagaggggaggaggattctgggaggtcacatgacatcactcttatctctattaataatacagacctgaccggagaggtgaggaggattctgggaggtcacatgacatcactcttatctctattaataatacacagacctgaccggagaggggaggaggattctgggaggtcacatgacatcactcttatctctactaataatacagacctgaccggagaggtgaggaggattctgggaggtcacatgacatcattcttatctctattaataatacagacctgaccggagaggtgaggaggattctgggaggtcacatgacatcactcttatctctattaataatacacagacctgaccggagaggtgaggaggattctgggaggtcacatcaCATTAAGGAGGAACCCATCACATGGGAAGGAGGAACGATCACCCACATTAAGCAGGAACCCCCTTCCCATCTGGGGTCTCCATCCATTCATATGACGGAGGGGCCCCTCTCCTCTGGACAGGATGTCTCCTGGGGGTAAAGAGGAACCCAACACAGGTGAGGAGATAATCGTTTGTCTTATAAAAGACGAGTCTCGGGATTATCAGACCGATGCCCCATTCATGCCCCATGACCACACATACACACGATGGAATAGTCATGGGCGATCGATTGTAGATGAAGGAAGAACGATTACTGGCTCTCTAGGGAAGCGGCTCGATGATGATGGCCCCGCCTCCAGTACCGATGGAGAGCCCATGGAAGGAACTctcagagaagtccaatctttatcaGACCAAGTCTGGTTTTCAGATGTTCCTCCTGCAATGGCTCGCAGACTGTCTAGTCTTCTCCTGCAACCGGCAGAGAACAACCAACCCGATGGGGTCCGACCAACCAAAGATCGGCAACCAGAGACGGGGGACCGTCCTATTCCTCCATCTCTGGCCAAGACGGGGGGTCATATCTGTGGAGAATGTGGGAAATGGTTTTACCGTAAAAGCTACCTGGACGCCCACCAGAAGGTCCACACCGCGAGGAATCCCTATTCATGTCCCTCGTGTGGCCAAAACTTCACCGACAAGGAAAGCTTTGCCGGCCACCAGACCAGTCCGGCGTGCCTGAGACCCTTCACCTGTCCGGAATGTGGAAGAAGATTCAAGAATTCCCATCGGCTGAAATACCACCGAAGGATTCACGTGGAGGGGAAGCGGTTCCTGTGCGCCACGTGTGGGAAGGACTTCCCCTCGCAGTCGTCCCTCGGCGTGCACGAGAGGACCCACACCGGACACCAACCCTACCAATGCAGCCAATGTGGCCAGCGGTTCAGCCAAAGCGCTAGCCTGTCCGCCCACCGGAGACTTCACACCGGAGAGAAGCCATTTACGTGTACGGAAAGTGGGCGGAGCTTCGTTCAGCGCGCCAGTCTGGACTTCCACCAACGCACTCACACCGGGgtcaagccgtattcctgtccagagtgcgggaaatgcttcaCTCAGCCGAGCTCCCTAACCCAACACCGGAGAAGTCACACCGGAGAGAAGCCGTGTACGGAATGTGGGCGGAGCTTCACTCAGCGCGTCAGTCTGGACTTCCACCAACGCACCCACACCGGGgtcaagccgtattcctgtccagagtgcgggaaatgtttcactcagCCGAGCTCCCTAACCCAACACCGGAGAAGTCACACCGGAGAGAAGCCGTGTACGGAATGTGGGCGGAGCTTCAGTCAGCGCGTCAGTCTGGACTTCCACCAACGCACCCACACCGGGgtcaagccgtattcctgtccagagtgcgggaaatgtttcactcagCCGAGCTCCCTAACCCAACACCGGAGAAGTCACACCGGAGAGAAGCCATTTACGTGTACGGAATGTGGGCGGAGCTTCACTCAGCGCGCCAGTCTGGTCTTCCACCAACGCCCCCACACCGGGgtcaagccgtattcctgtccagagtgcgggaaatgtttcactcagCCGAGCTCCCTAACCCAACACCGGAGAAGTCACACCGGAGAAAGGCCGTACTTGTGTCCCGAGTGCGGGGAAAGCTTCGCCCTGTGGGACAGTCTGACCAAACATCGCCGGAGACACGGCGACCACAAACCGTATGGCTGCGCCGAGTGTGGGCGGGGCTTCACTCAGCGCGCCAGTCTGGTCTTCCACCAACGCACCCACACCGGGGTCAATCCGTATTCCtgtccagagtgcgggaaatgtttcactcagCCGAGCTCCCTAACCCAACACCGGAGAAGTCACACCGGAGAGAAGCCGTGTACGGAATGTGGGCGGAGCTTCAGTCAGCGCGTCAGTCTGGACTTCCACCAACGCACCCACACCGGGgtcaagccgtattcctgtccagagtgcgggaaatgtttcactcagCCGAGCTCCCTAACCCAACACCGGAGAAGTCACACCGGAGAGAAGCCATTTACGTGTACGGAATGTGGGCGGAGCTTCACTCAGCGCGCCAGTCTGGTCTTCCACCAACGCCCCCACACCGGGgtcaagccgtattcctgtccagagtgcgggaaatgtttcactcagCCGAGCTCCCTAACCCAACACCGGAGAAGTCACACCGGAGAAAGGCCGTACTTGTGTCCCGAGTGCGGGGAAAGCTTCGCCCTGTGGGACAGTCTGACCAAACATCGCCGGAGACACGGCGACCACAAACCGTATGGCTGCGCCGAGTGTGGGCGGGGCTTCACTCAGCGCGCCAGTCTGGTCTTCCACCAACGCACCCACACCGGGGTCAATCCGTATTCCtgtccagagtgcgggaaatgtttcactcagCCGAGCTCCCTAACCCAACACCGGAGAAGTCACACCGGAGAGAAGCCGTGTACGGAATGTGGGCGGA
Proteins encoded in this window:
- the LOC120910670 gene encoding zinc finger protein 420-like — translated: MSPGGKEEPNTGEEIIVCLIKDESRDYQTDAPFMPHDHTYTRWNSHGRSIVDEGRTITGSLGKRLDDDGPASSTDGEPMEGTLREVQSLSDQVWFSDVPPAMARRLSSLLLQPAENNQPDGVRPTKDRQPETGDRPIPPSLAKTGGHICGECGKWFYRKSYLDAHQKVHTARNPYSCPSCGQNFTDKESFAGHQTSPACLRPFTCPECGRRFKNSHRLKYHRRIHVEGKRFLCATCGKDFPSQSSLGVHERTHTGHQPYQCSQCGQRFSQSASLSAHRRLHTGEKPFTCTESGRSFVQRASLDFHQRTHTGVKPYSCPECGKCFTQPSSLTQHRRSHTGEKPCTECGRSFTQRVSLDFHQRTHTGVKPYSCPECGKCFTQPSSLTQHRRSHTGEKPCTECGRSFSQRVSLDFHQRTHTGVKPYSCPECGKCFTQPSSLTQHRRSHTGEKPFTCTECGRSFTQRASLVFHQRPHTGVKPYSCPECGKCFTQPSSLTQHRRSHTGERPYLCPECGESFALWDSLTKHRRRHGDHKPYGCAECGRGFTQRASLVFHQRTHTGVNPYSCPECGKCFTQPSSLTQHRRSHTGEKPCTECGRSFSQRVSLDFHQRTHTGVKPYSCPECGKCFTQPSSLTQHRRSHTGEKPFTCTECGRSFTQRASLVFHQRPHTGVKPYSCPECGKCFTQPSSLTQHRRSHTGERPYLCPECGESFALWDSLTKHRRRHGDHKPYGCAECGRGFTQRASLVFHQRTHTGVNPYSCPECGKCFTQPSSLTQHRRSHTGEKPCTECGRSFSQRVSLDFHQRTHTGVKPYSCPECGKCFTQPSSLTQHRRSHTGERPYLCPECGESFALRESLTKHRRRHGDHKPYGCASVGGASLSAPVWTSTNAPTPGSSRIPV